Proteins co-encoded in one Nicotiana sylvestris chromosome 7, ASM39365v2, whole genome shotgun sequence genomic window:
- the LOC138872839 gene encoding uncharacterized protein — translation MNGAVEAANKNIKKILRKMVENHKQWHEKLPFTLLRYHTTVRTSIRATPYILVYGTEAVIPVEVEIPSLGIIPEAELSDAERIRSSYEQLALINGKRMNAVCHGHLYQNRMSRAFNKRVKPRQFAPGQLVLKKIFPHQDEAKGKFSPNWQGLYMVGIATSSSILSLGRIYKMRVKTSSSC, via the coding sequence ATGAATGGAGCCGTGGAAgctgccaataagaacatcaagaagatactaaggaaaatggtagagaaccacaaacaatggcacgagaagctacctttCACTTTGTTGAGATACCACACTACAGTTCGTACATCGATTCGGGCAACTCCTTatatactggtttatggtactgaagcTGTCATCCCAgttgaggtagagattccttctttaggGATTATACCGGAagccgaactcagtgatgcagaaagGATAAGAAGCAGTTATGAACAATTAGCCCTTATCAATGGtaaaagaatgaacgcagtatgtcacggtcaccTTTATCAGAATAggatgtccagagctttcaacaaaagggtcaaaccaaggcaatttgcaccgggacagttggtgctgaagaagatcttcccacatcaagatgaagccaaagggaaattctctcccaattggcaaggTCTTTATATGGTCGGAAtagctacaagtagttcaatcctttccctaggtagaatctataaaatgagggttaaaacctcaagttcttgttaa